A stretch of Myxococcus hansupus DNA encodes these proteins:
- a CDS encoding O-antigen ligase family protein → MSGHRPPVAPGTARLQGPGVLRSRYVRRVPGAPPEAGPSDVPARGVGTGGGFLASGQLVPLFVGLLMVCQVVLLVEALAPLRVVVRVLAFGISLLMLVLVRGRSLAHPALPYVMGALGVTALQLFNPGTGAPLAAVAQVGIQLAIAAPLLWVTRLSLDLRTFRRTLALLFLFNAASAGVGVLQVYFPGRFQPALSSVVSSQGEGYVNSLQFETTDGQRVFRPMGLTDIPGGASTGGFYAVLLGGGFLLSSRRGPYRLLSLGGILVGLFSLYLSQVRAMAVMLAVCLIALAGVLALSGRLGRLLALLAVIGTAGMATFGWAVAVGGGAVMERWSALFESPPEDVYQRNRGYFLTGTFDTLLPEYPLGAGLGRYGMVNAYFGDPNDFERPSLWAEIQWTAWVYDGGILVLLLYPMSLLASLWWAFRVARSREGPEGEFWLWGALLFAYNLGALALTFSYPFFMSQTGMEFWLLNAALFSAFSHAKTVHAHRR, encoded by the coding sequence GTGAGCGGACACCGGCCGCCCGTCGCGCCAGGCACGGCGAGACTCCAGGGGCCCGGGGTGCTGCGGAGCCGTTACGTCCGCCGCGTGCCGGGCGCGCCACCGGAGGCCGGGCCCTCGGACGTCCCTGCCCGGGGCGTGGGCACTGGGGGCGGATTCCTGGCGTCGGGCCAGTTGGTGCCGCTCTTCGTGGGCTTGCTGATGGTCTGCCAGGTCGTGCTCCTGGTGGAGGCGCTGGCGCCGCTGCGGGTGGTGGTGCGTGTCCTCGCCTTTGGCATCAGCTTGCTGATGCTCGTGCTGGTGCGGGGCCGGAGCCTGGCGCATCCGGCGCTGCCCTACGTCATGGGCGCGCTGGGCGTCACCGCGCTCCAGCTCTTCAATCCGGGCACGGGCGCGCCGCTGGCGGCGGTGGCGCAGGTGGGCATCCAGTTGGCCATCGCCGCGCCGCTGCTCTGGGTGACGCGGTTGTCCCTGGACCTCCGGACGTTCCGCCGCACGCTCGCGCTGCTCTTCCTCTTCAACGCGGCCAGCGCGGGCGTGGGCGTGCTCCAGGTCTACTTCCCGGGCCGCTTCCAGCCGGCGCTCTCGTCCGTCGTCTCCAGCCAGGGCGAGGGGTACGTGAACAGTCTCCAGTTCGAGACGACGGATGGCCAGCGGGTGTTCCGGCCCATGGGGCTGACGGACATCCCGGGCGGTGCGTCCACCGGAGGCTTCTACGCCGTGTTGCTGGGGGGCGGCTTCCTGCTGTCGTCCCGGCGCGGGCCGTATCGTTTGCTGAGCCTGGGCGGCATCCTGGTGGGGCTCTTCAGCCTGTATCTCTCCCAGGTGCGCGCCATGGCGGTCATGTTGGCGGTGTGCCTGATTGCGCTCGCGGGCGTGCTCGCGCTGAGCGGGCGGCTGGGGCGGCTGCTGGCGCTGCTGGCGGTCATCGGCACCGCTGGCATGGCGACCTTTGGCTGGGCCGTGGCGGTGGGCGGCGGGGCGGTGATGGAGCGATGGTCCGCCCTCTTCGAATCGCCCCCCGAGGACGTGTACCAGCGCAACCGCGGGTACTTCCTGACGGGGACCTTCGACACCCTGTTGCCGGAGTATCCGCTGGGCGCGGGCCTGGGCCGATACGGCATGGTGAACGCCTACTTCGGCGACCCCAATGACTTCGAACGGCCGTCGCTGTGGGCGGAAATCCAGTGGACGGCCTGGGTCTACGACGGGGGCATCCTGGTGCTGCTCCTGTACCCCATGAGCCTCCTGGCTTCGCTGTGGTGGGCCTTCCGGGTCGCTCGGAGCCGGGAGGGGCCGGAGGGGGAGTTCTGGCTTTGGGGGGCCCTCCTCTTCGCATACAACCTGGGCGCGCTGGCGCTGACCTTCAGCTACCCGTTCTTCATGAGCCAGACGGGCATGGAGTTCTGGTTGCTCAACGCGGCGCTCTTCAGCGCCTTTTCCCATGCGAAGACCGTACACGCTCATCGCCGGTGA
- a CDS encoding glycosyltransferase family 4 protein gives MRPPMRVLHIYSGNLYGGIEAFLHTVARTQGLQPGVQHEFALCFEGRLARELREAGAEPHLLGATRVGRPLSVWRARSALRALLRRGGYGAVICHAIWPQALFGPVVRAAGVPLVFYQHDALNGRHWLERWARVTEPDLVITNSRYSAGTLGRVYPRAAWKLAYYPVLAPAPEGGRDGARARLRAELGAHEQDVVIVQTSRMEAWKGQRLLLEALGRLRQVPGWRAWVAGGAQRPEEEAYLEGLRAQANGLGLGERVRFLGQRSDVPRLLRAADIHCQPNLGAEPFGIAFVEALQAELPVVTTAMGGPLEIVDASCGVLVPPEPGALATTLRRLIEDPALRAQLGKGGPARAEALSDPRAYLCELEDALRSLTEAGPRA, from the coding sequence ATGAGGCCCCCGATGCGCGTGCTGCACATCTACAGCGGCAACCTCTACGGCGGCATCGAGGCCTTCCTCCACACCGTGGCGCGGACGCAGGGGCTCCAGCCCGGAGTCCAGCACGAGTTCGCGCTCTGCTTCGAAGGCCGGCTGGCGCGCGAGCTGCGTGAGGCCGGCGCGGAGCCGCACCTGCTGGGCGCCACGCGGGTGGGGCGGCCCCTGTCGGTGTGGCGCGCTCGGAGCGCGTTGAGGGCCTTGCTTCGTCGCGGGGGCTACGGCGCGGTCATCTGCCACGCCATCTGGCCGCAGGCGCTGTTCGGGCCGGTGGTGCGTGCCGCGGGCGTGCCGCTCGTCTTCTACCAGCACGACGCGTTGAACGGACGGCACTGGCTGGAGCGCTGGGCGCGCGTCACGGAACCCGACCTGGTCATCACCAACAGCCGCTACTCCGCGGGGACCTTGGGGCGCGTCTACCCACGTGCCGCGTGGAAGCTCGCGTACTACCCCGTCCTCGCACCGGCACCGGAAGGTGGGCGGGACGGCGCTCGCGCCCGGCTTCGCGCGGAGCTGGGGGCGCACGAGCAGGACGTCGTCATCGTCCAGACCAGCCGCATGGAGGCGTGGAAGGGACAGCGGCTGCTGCTGGAGGCGCTCGGCCGGTTGCGGCAGGTGCCCGGCTGGCGGGCGTGGGTGGCGGGGGGCGCGCAGCGTCCGGAAGAAGAGGCCTACCTCGAAGGACTCCGCGCGCAGGCGAACGGCCTGGGCCTGGGCGAGCGGGTGCGCTTTCTCGGGCAACGCTCGGACGTGCCGCGCCTGCTGCGGGCCGCGGACATCCACTGCCAGCCCAACCTGGGCGCGGAGCCCTTCGGCATCGCGTTCGTGGAGGCGCTCCAGGCGGAGCTGCCCGTCGTCACCACGGCGATGGGGGGCCCGCTGGAAATCGTGGATGCCTCCTGTGGCGTGCTCGTCCCGCCGGAGCCCGGTGCGCTGGCCACGACGCTGCGACGTCTCATCGAGGACCCGGCGCTGCGAGCCCAACTGGGCAAGGGCGGGCCGGCGCGCGCCGAGGCGCTGAGTGACCCCCGCGCCTACCTGTGCGAGCTGGAGGACGCGCTGCGCTCGCTCACCGAGGCGGGGCCGCGCGCGTGA
- a CDS encoding glycosyltransferase — protein MSVPLAGAGLRVLHLGKFYPPASGGMESHVQTLARAQAALGAQVEVLCANHAVDGQGTSHEFHGRSPTREDWDGLVRVTRLGRLASVARMDVMPDLPRALSRALGRGVDVVHLHTPNPTWVLALDVVRGLPPLFITHHSDVIRQKVAGALFKPFEALLYARARRVLATSEAYVPGSPLLRAFRSKVRALPLGLELAPYLQPSNAAREAEARWRAEGPLWLMVGRLVYYKGLFTALEALTRVPGRLVVVGQGPLEAEARRRARALGVEGRVTWAGYLPPDALVGALRAATALWFCGNARSEAYGLSQVEAMASGKPVLNTAIPHSGVPWVSLHEQTGLTVPVGDAAALAAAARRLLEEPGLAQRLGHAARERAVAEFRHDVMAWRSLSLYAEALGRPAPVAAPTALRLAETA, from the coding sequence GTGAGCGTCCCGTTGGCGGGGGCGGGCCTGCGGGTGCTGCACCTGGGCAAGTTCTATCCTCCCGCCTCGGGCGGCATGGAGTCCCACGTGCAGACGCTCGCGCGGGCCCAGGCGGCCCTGGGCGCGCAGGTGGAGGTGCTGTGCGCCAACCACGCCGTGGACGGGCAGGGCACCAGCCACGAGTTTCACGGCCGCAGCCCCACGCGTGAGGACTGGGACGGACTGGTGCGGGTGACGCGCCTGGGCCGTCTGGCCTCGGTGGCGCGCATGGACGTGATGCCAGACCTGCCACGCGCGTTGAGCCGCGCGTTGGGGCGGGGCGTGGACGTGGTGCACCTGCACACGCCCAACCCGACGTGGGTGCTGGCCCTGGACGTGGTGCGCGGCCTGCCGCCGCTCTTCATCACCCACCACAGCGACGTCATCCGGCAGAAGGTCGCGGGCGCGCTCTTCAAGCCCTTCGAGGCGCTGCTCTACGCGCGTGCGCGGCGGGTGCTGGCCACCAGTGAGGCCTATGTGCCGGGCTCGCCGCTGCTGCGCGCCTTCCGGAGCAAGGTGCGGGCGCTGCCGCTGGGTCTGGAGCTGGCGCCCTACCTTCAGCCTTCCAACGCCGCGCGCGAGGCGGAGGCGCGCTGGCGTGCGGAGGGCCCGCTGTGGCTCATGGTGGGGCGGCTCGTCTACTACAAGGGTTTGTTCACCGCGCTGGAGGCCCTGACGCGTGTTCCGGGCCGGCTGGTGGTGGTGGGGCAGGGGCCGTTGGAAGCCGAGGCCCGGCGTCGTGCTCGCGCGTTGGGCGTGGAGGGCCGGGTGACGTGGGCGGGCTACCTTCCGCCGGACGCGCTGGTGGGCGCGCTTCGGGCGGCCACCGCGCTCTGGTTCTGCGGCAACGCGCGCAGCGAGGCGTATGGGCTGTCGCAAGTGGAGGCCATGGCCAGTGGGAAGCCCGTGCTGAACACGGCGATTCCCCACTCGGGTGTGCCCTGGGTGAGTCTGCACGAGCAGACGGGATTGACGGTGCCCGTGGGCGACGCGGCGGCGCTGGCGGCGGCGGCGCGGCGGCTGCTGGAGGAGCCTGGGTTGGCGCAGCGACTGGGGCATGCGGCGCGTGAGCGGGCCGTGGCCGAGTTCCGGCATGACGTCATGGCCTGGCGCAGTCTGTCGCTGTACGCGGAGGCGTTGGGCCGGCCCGCGCCCGTGGCGGCGCCCACCGCGCTCCGACTGGCGGAGACCGCATGA
- a CDS encoding GumC family protein, translating into MDGTGFDPASGAGGLTPAGLMQHLRAVWRRKWVVLGVAVIAVALTAAYTLRQPKLYSSSASLIIDVMAPRFLDGEVKEVMGEERSNYWFNKEYYATQSQIITSRAVAGRVVDKLGLSTDAGFLGVAHVADEKQRLQAMQGLDAVSLLQSRIRVIPARDSRVMNIAVDDFDAQRAALLANEVAAAYMAENLALKLRTTEDARDWLEGRLSELESQSRSSEMAVYDFKKDADMLSTSLESRLSIVSERINSFNTRLTEVRIQIAAQQARVEAIHRLRKASPEDETWAEALSGGNEGPIQDLRRSYTELRVSCAELEERYLAEHPKLLECRRKLSVVREDFLKSLANVVRGAETALTEAVAQEKNLVRLLDAEKAEAFLVNKKSIELDRLTRDSDNNQRLYELVAKRLKDIELSGMLRTSNVRVLDPARPVLAPVKPHVRRNLAVGLVMGLLAGLGVVLLLELLENSVATQADVEERLGLAFLGVMPRLDGNKAPRDRDLHVHREPKSIAAECCRAIRTNLLFMSPDNPFKTLVVTSSGPQEGKSTTCVSVGVAMAQSGNRVLLLDTDMRRPRLHRAFGVPNELGISSLVVGEGTLDAAVKSTEVPGLFVLPCGPIPPNPAELLHTQAFTDLLKAASERFDRVILDSPPINAVADAAVLATKCDGVVLVLKAAKTNRESARRALRSLADVQARMYGAILNDVDFAAPRYGDSYLAYQGYGQYGEEPKDGVASS; encoded by the coding sequence GTGGATGGAACCGGTTTCGACCCGGCCAGTGGCGCCGGCGGTCTGACGCCCGCGGGGCTCATGCAGCACCTGCGCGCGGTGTGGCGCCGCAAGTGGGTCGTGCTGGGCGTGGCCGTCATCGCGGTGGCCCTCACGGCCGCGTACACGTTGCGCCAACCGAAGCTGTACTCCTCCAGCGCCTCGCTCATCATCGACGTGATGGCGCCTCGCTTCCTGGACGGGGAAGTGAAGGAGGTCATGGGCGAGGAGCGCAGCAACTACTGGTTCAACAAGGAGTACTACGCCACGCAGAGTCAAATCATCACCTCGCGCGCGGTGGCGGGGCGGGTGGTGGACAAGCTGGGCCTGTCCACGGACGCGGGTTTCCTGGGCGTGGCGCACGTGGCGGACGAGAAGCAGCGCTTGCAGGCGATGCAGGGCCTGGACGCGGTGTCGCTGCTCCAGTCGCGCATCCGCGTCATCCCCGCGCGGGACTCGCGGGTGATGAACATCGCGGTGGATGACTTCGACGCGCAGCGCGCCGCGCTTCTGGCCAACGAGGTGGCCGCCGCGTACATGGCGGAGAACCTGGCCCTCAAGCTGCGGACCACGGAGGACGCGCGCGACTGGTTGGAAGGCCGCCTGTCCGAGCTGGAGTCCCAGTCCCGCTCCAGCGAGATGGCCGTCTACGACTTCAAGAAGGACGCGGACATGCTGTCCACGTCGCTGGAGTCGCGGCTGAGCATCGTCAGCGAGCGCATCAACAGCTTCAACACGAGGCTGACCGAGGTGCGCATCCAGATCGCCGCCCAGCAGGCGCGCGTGGAGGCCATCCACCGGCTGCGCAAGGCGTCGCCCGAGGACGAGACGTGGGCGGAGGCCCTGTCGGGTGGCAACGAGGGCCCCATCCAGGACCTGCGGCGCAGCTACACCGAACTGCGGGTGTCGTGCGCGGAGCTGGAGGAGCGATACCTGGCCGAGCATCCGAAGCTGCTGGAGTGCCGCCGCAAGCTGTCGGTGGTGCGCGAGGACTTCCTCAAGAGCCTGGCCAACGTCGTGCGCGGCGCGGAGACGGCGCTGACGGAGGCGGTGGCGCAAGAGAAGAACCTGGTGCGCCTGCTGGACGCGGAGAAGGCGGAGGCCTTCCTGGTGAACAAGAAGTCCATCGAGCTGGACCGGCTCACGCGCGATTCGGACAACAACCAGCGCCTCTATGAGCTGGTGGCCAAGCGGCTGAAGGACATCGAGCTGTCGGGCATGTTGCGCACCAGCAACGTGCGCGTGCTGGACCCGGCGCGGCCCGTCTTGGCGCCGGTGAAGCCGCACGTGCGCCGCAACCTGGCGGTGGGCCTGGTGATGGGGCTGCTGGCCGGCCTGGGCGTGGTGCTGCTGCTGGAGCTGCTGGAGAACAGCGTGGCCACGCAGGCGGACGTGGAGGAGCGGCTGGGGCTGGCCTTCCTGGGCGTCATGCCACGGCTGGATGGCAACAAGGCGCCCCGGGACAGGGACCTGCACGTCCACCGCGAGCCCAAGTCGATCGCCGCGGAGTGCTGCCGCGCCATCCGCACGAACCTCCTGTTCATGTCGCCGGACAACCCGTTCAAGACGCTGGTGGTGACGTCCAGCGGTCCGCAGGAGGGCAAGTCCACCACGTGCGTCAGCGTGGGCGTGGCCATGGCCCAGAGCGGCAACCGGGTGCTGCTGCTGGACACCGACATGCGCCGGCCGCGCCTGCACCGGGCCTTCGGCGTGCCGAACGAGCTGGGCATCTCCTCGCTGGTGGTGGGGGAGGGCACGCTCGACGCGGCGGTGAAGAGCACGGAGGTGCCCGGCCTCTTCGTGCTGCCGTGCGGCCCGATTCCGCCCAACCCGGCGGAGCTGCTGCACACGCAGGCCTTCACGGACCTGTTGAAGGCCGCCTCCGAGCGCTTCGACCGCGTCATCCTAGACAGCCCGCCCATCAACGCGGTGGCGGACGCGGCGGTGCTGGCCACGAAGTGTGACGGCGTGGTGCTGGTGCTCAAGGCGGCGAAGACGAACCGCGAGTCGGCGCGGCGCGCGCTGCGCTCGCTGGCGGACGTGCAGGCGCGCATGTACGGCGCCATCCTCAACGACGTGGACTTCGCGGCGCCTCGGTATGGCGACTCGTATCTGGCCTATCAGGGGTATGGCCAGTACGGGGAAGAGCCCAAGGATGGGGTGGCCTCCTCGTGA
- a CDS encoding bifunctional glycosyltransferase/class I SAM-dependent methyltransferase, with product MTPSLSFVLPFSPDTADAVSRFAQTLPPGAEAVLAGEGSINTAGAPQVQVLNVPGGKGAAIRAALAQVKGAVTVLQDPEAAYPQDVYEALVRPIQADTADAVFGLRTAQGLAPELLADRALGQFTRFVTDVPLTDPLTSLRAFRTEALRSVALTSDDDAVDAELVVKLAAQLFRLTEVTLPPSDVPRRTPAAHLSRLRTLVRYATVRDDADNQHEGYTTLERMDGAVHYNQWLGRRFREHLGRRVLEIGAGIGTITRELESGLELLIALEVDRFYVDRLKNLFRGKPHIRPYLSDVALADWESLQKERLDTIVLSNVLEHIPDDASAVRRFRQILAPGGRVVILVPALQQLFGAIDEAVGHHRRYTPATLRAVLEENGFQVETLEWMNLAGLPGWFINSRLLRRRSVPKLQLKIYDTLAPLIAKAESHVKLPVGMSLFAVARSTGGNA from the coding sequence GTGACGCCTTCGCTTTCGTTCGTCCTCCCCTTCTCGCCCGACACCGCGGATGCCGTCTCCCGCTTCGCCCAGACGCTGCCGCCGGGCGCCGAGGCCGTCCTCGCGGGCGAGGGCTCCATCAACACCGCCGGCGCGCCCCAGGTCCAGGTGCTCAACGTGCCCGGCGGCAAGGGAGCGGCCATCCGCGCCGCGCTGGCCCAGGTGAAGGGCGCGGTGACGGTGCTCCAAGACCCGGAGGCCGCGTATCCCCAGGATGTCTACGAGGCGTTGGTGCGCCCCATCCAGGCGGACACCGCGGACGCCGTCTTCGGCCTGCGCACCGCGCAGGGGCTGGCGCCGGAGCTGCTGGCGGACCGGGCCCTGGGCCAGTTCACCCGCTTCGTGACGGACGTGCCGCTGACGGACCCGCTCACCAGCCTGCGCGCCTTCCGCACCGAGGCCCTGCGCTCCGTCGCGCTCACCAGCGATGACGACGCGGTGGACGCGGAGCTGGTGGTGAAGCTGGCGGCGCAGCTTTTCCGCCTCACAGAGGTGACGCTGCCTCCCAGCGACGTGCCGCGCCGCACGCCCGCCGCACACCTGTCCCGCCTGCGCACGCTGGTGCGCTACGCCACCGTGCGCGACGACGCGGACAACCAGCACGAGGGCTACACCACCCTGGAGCGCATGGACGGCGCCGTCCACTACAACCAGTGGCTGGGCCGCCGCTTCCGCGAGCACCTGGGCCGCCGCGTGCTGGAGATTGGCGCCGGCATCGGCACGATTACGCGGGAGTTGGAGTCCGGCCTGGAGCTGCTCATCGCGCTCGAGGTGGACCGCTTCTACGTGGACCGGCTGAAGAACCTGTTCCGCGGCAAGCCGCACATCCGGCCGTACCTGTCCGACGTCGCGCTGGCGGACTGGGAGTCCCTCCAGAAGGAGCGGCTGGACACCATCGTCCTGTCCAACGTGCTGGAGCACATCCCGGATGACGCGTCCGCCGTGCGCCGATTCCGGCAGATTCTGGCGCCAGGGGGCCGCGTGGTCATCCTGGTGCCCGCGCTGCAACAGCTCTTCGGCGCCATCGACGAGGCCGTGGGCCACCACCGCCGCTACACGCCCGCCACGCTGCGCGCGGTGCTGGAGGAGAACGGCTTCCAGGTGGAGACGCTGGAGTGGATGAACCTGGCCGGACTGCCGGGCTGGTTCATCAACAGCCGCCTGCTGCGCCGCCGCTCGGTGCCCAAGCTGCAGCTCAAGATCTACGACACGCTGGCCCCGCTCATCGCGAAGGCGGAGTCCCACGTGAAGCTGCCCGTGGGCATGAGCCTCTTCGCGGTGGCCCGCTCCACCGGGGGCAACGCGTGA